One Thalassophryne amazonica chromosome 10, fThaAma1.1, whole genome shotgun sequence genomic region harbors:
- the ankle1 gene encoding ankyrin repeat and LEM domain-containing protein 1 codes for MSGGAQGWRRHAKGYFPRCLAREDIRSVQLLLAKGARPDFVISKGVAAIHLAVGKENEKNTRCLKLLLQHGADPNVRSSDGLTPLHVAALWGCYQNLKLLLTNGGNPSIKDHEGNTPEQLAWQQENRKCAQLLQQYQATSAESEDDILPQFQYVVYSDQIDMSSYVESDSTLSSRSSVIIDFEEAPLSSTRCSSFFNLLAINGRASSREMPYSKHSEKSSKRCCSQEWDNTSHWPSEGPSLLSSTRMSAAGLVHTIPTFKEDDLFTDSCVLTSTENFQSETFGRTPLSPRVPHPPRPSGQRSWKSVSFREVDEYFPVFSPESPQQPSTLNGNHCASSLPFDLSEYSSFLDSERMATVLHKQGIDVTSPDHVFVFSRESSESTEEDMEKTVISPLHLQENDDGKECDSVKENQKNLPAQIVHSGTSSSGTSSSNYSSCESDHYTSALDTPTTLPAEENVTGDTESDKKMQISKDCVPVFTSQNGNIDSVQNEPRTDSELQSIGHLPGLVDKLTLSENICEPNANVTPSDGSGSDKESVSVASDTRVVGTTIQSEDNFDLSVIRCPFVTGRTHSRLSRSVRTSRTPESLSLTSSLFEEDLPAPRRTLRHTPRSQRRDDGLYNSPCGLYAPSYSGSVTKTDPLLSDCPDRQCSTFRATSSASSSQDDTIILPKSTHSAGETQTLCDTVVVEKKLDSSTYVYDRNFEEIVQAIRDKNLNEGGNFLTDGTTSADKTSNGDVNNVCGLDQVNGLKATDVCITEDCSSRTSSVSSSSNSSYFSPRKSTESSDTPCTPGAGCTPRYSMSRMTGRQRPQHFANLSYTPGGRPHIQDLDEPVEYLYTDTEQGHELIETHIPPTSNSSLSSSILTSSGDETVLYDWRSMRTSVMKNIEKKNQIPQEVVHRVENDKDGDISLPETTGLTDRELRLKLLELGESPGPISSRTRPTYMRKLCSLLQKSSCESHQQQKQSDQSQPDLGYSPELCRALQTFELPDCQADEHALCQQFDQPDQNRKWREGIIKSSFNYLLLDPRVTKNLPFRSHVMTPQECFQTFIRAIFYVGKGKRSRPYSHLYEALEYYKGDKTSKKLCLKVQHILEVWNTEQGVISLHCFQNVIPVEAYTREACMVEAIGLKMLTNQKRGDFYGVVSNWQVTRKRQLGVHLLYRAMQIFLAEGERQLRPPDIRQ; via the exons ATGAGTGGTGGGGCTCAGGGCTGGAGAAGGCATGCAAAAGGATACTTCCCAAGATGCCTGGCCAGAGAAGACATCAG ATCTGTGCAGCTGCTTCTTGCAAAAGGTGCAAGGCCTGACTTTGTCATAAGCAAAGGGGTGGCTGCAATACATTTGGCTGTTGGCAAAGAGAATGAGAAGAACACACGCTGCTTGAAGCTTTTGTTGCAACATGGAGCAGACCCAAATGTCAG ATCGTCAGACGGTCTGACTCCCCTTCATGTTGCGGCATTGTGGGGATGTTATCAAAACCTCAAGCTGCTCCTGACGAATGGAGGGAATCCCAGCATCAAAGACCAT GAAGGTAACACACCGGAGCAGCTAGCATGGCAACAGGAGAATCGAAAATGTGCCCAGCTTCTTCAGCAGTACCAGGCTACCTCAGCGGAGTCGGAGGATGACATTTTGCCTCAGTTCCAATATG TTGTGTACTCTGACCAGATTGACATGTCCAGCTATGTTGAATCGGATTCCACCTTGAGTTCCCGCTCATCTGTGATTATTGACTTTGAGGAGGCCCCACTGAGCAGCACAAGGTGCTCATCATTTTTCAACCTGCTTGCCATTAATGGAAGAGCAAGCTCAAGAGAAATGCCATATAGCAAACATTCTGAAAAATCCAGTAAGAGATGTTGCAGCCAAGAATGGGACAATACCTCACACTGGCCATCTGAAGGTCCCTCTTTATTATCAAGCACTCGTATGTCTGCAGCAGGGCTTGTGCATACAATACCAACTTTTAAGGAGGATGATTTATTTACTGATAGCTGTGTTTTGACATCAACAGAAAATTTCCAATCTGAAACTTTTGGCAGAACCCCCCTCTCTCCAAGGGTCCCTCACCCACCCCGTCCTTCTGGGCAAAGGAGCTGGAAGAGTGTAAGCTTCAGGGAAGTAGATGAATATTTCCCCGTTTTTAGTCCTGAATCCCCCCAACAGCCATCAACTCTTAATGGAAATCACTGTGCCAGTAGTTTACCTTTTGACTTGTCTGAATACTCCAGTTTCCTGGATTCAGAACGCATGGCCACCGTATTACACAAGCAGGGAATTGATGTCACATCACCCGATCATGTTTTTGTCTTCTCCAGAGAGAGTAGTGAGAGCACCGAAGAGGACATGGAGAAAACGGTCATCAGTCCCTTGCATCTGCAAGAGAATGATGATGGGAAGGAGTGTGATTCTGTGAAAGAGAATCAAAAGAATCTTCCTGCGCAGATAGTTCATAGTGGTACAAGCAGCAGTGGGACTAGCAGTAGTAATTACAGTAGCTGTGAGAGTGACCATTACACGAGCGCTCTGGATACTCCCACAACCCTGCCTGCAGAAGAAAATGTGACTGGTGATACTGAATCTGACAAAAAGATGCAAATTTCTAAAGACTGTGTTCCTGTTTTTACAAGCCAAAATGGGAACATTGACTCTGTGCAAAATGAACCACGAACAGATTCAGAACTTCAAAGTATAGGGCATTTACCAGGTTTGGTTGATAAACTGACATTGTCTGAAAACATTTGTGAGCCAAATGCAAATGTGACTCCGTCAGATGGTAGCGGTTCTGACAAGGAAAGCGTGAGTGTTGCGTCAGACACTCGGGTGGTTGGTACAACTATACAGTCAGAAGACAACTTTGACCTTTCAGTCATCCGATGTCCCTTCGTAACAGGCAGGACACACTCAAGGTTGAGTCGCTCAGTAAGAACCAGCAGAACTCCTGAGAGTCTTTCCTTAACATCTTCTCTCTTTGAGGAGGACCTACCTGCACCAAGGCGCACACTCCGTCACACACCCAGGTCTCAAAGAAGAGATGACGGCTTGTATAATTCGCCATGTGGACTTTATGCTCCATCTTATTCTGGGAGTGTCACAAAAACTGACCCGCTGCTGTCAGATTGCCCGGATAGACAGTGTAGCACCTTCAGAGCTACTTCAAGTGCTAGCAGTAGTCAAGATGATACCATCATCTTGCCCAAGAGTACTCACTCTGCTGGTGAAACACAGACTTTGTGTGACACTGTTGTGGTGGAGAAAAAACTGGACTCTTCAACATATGTTTATGATAGAAATTTTGAGGAGATCGTACAGGCTATAAGAGACAAAAATCTCAATGAAGGTGGGAATTTTCTAACTGATGGTACGACAAGTGCAGACAAGACGTCAAAtggtgatgtaaataatgtgtgtGGTTTGGATCAAGTAAATGGCCTAAAAGCCACAGATGTCTGCATTACTGAAGACTGTAGTTCTCGGACAAGTTCTGTGTCATCGTCATCAAATTCCAGCTATTTTTCACCAAGGAAGTCTACAGAAAGCTCTGACACTCCTTGCACCCCGGGTGCTGGATGTACCCCCAGATACAGCATGAGCCGGATGACAGGTCGCCAGAGGCCACAGCATTTTGCTAACCTGTCTTACACCCCTGGAGGGCGCCCACACATTCAGGATCTGGATGAACCAGTGGAGTACCTCTACACTGATACAGAACAGGGTCACGAGCTGATTGAGACTCACATTCCGCCCACATCCAACAGCTCGCTCAGTTCCAGCATACTGACCTCCAGCGGTGATGAGACTGTCCTTTATGACTGGCGCTCCATGCGAACCAGTGTGATGAAAAATATAGAAAAGAAGAACCAGATACCCCAGGAAGTGGTACATAGGGTAGAAAATGATAAGGATGGTGACATCTCTTTGCCAGAGACCACCGGGTTGACTGACAGAGAGCTGAGACTGAAGCTTTTGGAGCTGGGTGAAAGCCCTGGTCCAATCAGCAGTCGCACCAGGCCCACCTACATGCGGAAACTGTGCAGTCTGCTGCAGAAGTCAAGCTGTGAGTCACATCAACAACAGAAGCAGTCAGACCAGTCCCAACCAG ATTTAGGTTATAGTCCAGAATTGTGCCGGGCCCTGCAGACCTTTGAGCTGCCAGATTGCCAGGCTGATGAGCATGCATTGTGCCAGCAGTTTGACCAACCAGATCAGAATAGAAAGTGGAGGGAGGGCATTATCAAGTCCAGCTTCAACTACCTGCTGCTCGATCCAAG agtgacaaaaAACCTCCCATTTCGCAGTCACGTTATGACTCCACAGGAGTGTTTCCAGACATTCATCCGGGCCATATTTTATGTGGGTAAAGGAAAGCGCTCTCGCCCTTACAGCCACCTGTATGAGGCATTAGAGTACTACAAAGGAGACAAAACATCCAAG AAACTGTGTCTCAAAGTGCAGCATATCCTCGAGGTGTGGAACACTGAGCAGGGTGTCATCTCCCTGCATTGTTTCCAGAACGTTATTCCAGTGGAGGCTTACACAAGAGAGGCCTGTATGGTGGAGGCTATTG GGTTGAAGATGCTGACCAACCAGAAGCGAGGGGACTTCTACGGCGTGGTGTCTAACTGGCAGGTCACCAGGAAGCGTCAGCTGGGTGTCCACCTGCTTTACCGGGCCATGCAGATCTTCCTGGCAGAGGGTGAGAGACAGCTCAGACCACCAGACATTAGACAGTAG